The Paraburkholderia sp. SOS3 genome includes a region encoding these proteins:
- a CDS encoding RNA pyrophosphohydrolase, with translation MLDREGFRPNVGIILLNAHNEVFWGKRLREHSWQFPQGGIKYGETPVQAMYRELHEETGLLPEHVKVVGRTRDWLRYEVPDKFIKREVRGHYRGQKQIWFLLRMVGRDCDICLRATDHPEFDAWRWNDYWVPLDCVIEFKRDVYQLALTELSRFLRRAAPRAEKPGGHHGQRYPRMASSVNVPPGSGVSTPSSFSAASSPNVAPSAGNTSAVAVEAPLPAPLESDCSASESVVVRVTGLREAPQD, from the coding sequence ATGCTGGATCGTGAAGGCTTTCGCCCGAACGTCGGCATCATCCTCTTGAACGCGCACAACGAGGTGTTTTGGGGTAAGCGGCTCCGTGAACATTCCTGGCAGTTTCCGCAAGGGGGCATCAAATATGGCGAAACCCCCGTGCAAGCGATGTATCGGGAGTTACACGAAGAAACCGGGCTGCTTCCCGAGCACGTCAAGGTGGTCGGTCGCACGCGCGACTGGTTGCGTTATGAGGTGCCGGACAAGTTCATCAAGCGTGAAGTACGCGGGCATTACCGTGGCCAGAAACAGATCTGGTTCCTGCTCCGGATGGTCGGGCGCGATTGCGATATCTGCTTGCGCGCCACGGACCACCCGGAATTCGACGCATGGCGCTGGAACGACTATTGGGTGCCGCTCGACTGTGTGATCGAGTTCAAGCGGGATGTGTATCAGTTGGCGCTAACGGAGCTTTCCCGTTTCCTGCGCCGCGCCGCGCCTCGTGCGGAAAAACCGGGGGGACATCACGGGCAGCGCTATCCGCGCATGGCCTCGTCGGTGAATGTGCCGCCGGGATCGGGTGTTTCCACACCGTCTTCATTTTCGGCTGCATCTTCGCCGAACGTCGCGCCATCGGCCGGCAATACGTCGGCTGTTGCCGTTGAAGCGCCGCTGCCCGCTCCGTTGGAATCCGACTGTTCGGCTTCGGAGAGCGTGGTCGTTCGCGTGACGGGTTTGCGCGAAGCGCCGCAAGACTGA
- a CDS encoding cytochrome C assembly family protein — MDIVLYALTALLYGGLAVAGWRSHRQAALEPVLGGGASLAAGGNLNPAATAPSAASIEGASLRASAGRTRTAVGMSPAARVLLFVTLVVHGILLHTTIFPHDAMVFGFAFALSAMFWLGVGIYWIESFFFPLDGLRLLALPLACVASLLPLVFGGVRVLSYAAAPLFKLHFLIANVAYGLFVIAALHAVLMLLVERRLHAMRGRGGVLQRHNAAAGNNWLSSWLDTLPPLLTLEKLLFRLISAGFVLLTLTLVSGMLFNEQLVNRPLSFDHKTVFAILSWLMFGALLTARKVSGWRGRAALRWVLAAFVALLLAYIGSRFVFQVLLHRPVV; from the coding sequence ATGGATATTGTACTGTATGCCCTCACTGCGCTCCTCTACGGCGGACTTGCCGTAGCAGGCTGGCGTTCACATCGGCAGGCGGCGCTCGAGCCGGTGCTCGGGGGCGGCGCGTCGCTGGCCGCGGGCGGCAACCTGAACCCGGCGGCAACGGCGCCTTCGGCCGCATCGATCGAAGGCGCGTCGTTACGCGCGTCTGCGGGGCGCACGCGGACGGCGGTCGGCATGTCGCCGGCTGCGCGCGTCCTGCTGTTCGTCACGCTGGTCGTCCACGGCATCCTGCTGCACACCACGATCTTCCCGCATGACGCGATGGTGTTCGGTTTCGCGTTCGCGCTCTCCGCGATGTTCTGGCTCGGCGTCGGCATCTACTGGATCGAAAGTTTCTTCTTTCCACTCGACGGCCTGCGGCTGCTCGCGCTGCCGCTGGCGTGCGTCGCGTCGCTGCTGCCGCTCGTGTTCGGCGGCGTACGCGTGCTGTCGTACGCGGCTGCGCCGCTTTTCAAGCTGCACTTCCTGATCGCGAACGTCGCGTACGGGCTCTTTGTGATCGCGGCGCTGCACGCTGTGCTGATGCTGCTCGTCGAGCGGCGCCTGCATGCGATGCGCGGCCGCGGCGGCGTGTTGCAACGGCACAATGCGGCGGCCGGCAACAACTGGCTCTCGAGCTGGCTCGATACGCTGCCGCCGCTGCTCACGCTCGAGAAGCTGCTGTTCCGTCTGATCAGCGCGGGCTTCGTGCTGCTCACGCTCACGCTGGTATCCGGCATGCTGTTCAACGAGCAGCTGGTGAACCGACCGCTCAGCTTCGATCACAAGACCGTGTTCGCGATCCTGTCGTGGCTGATGTTCGGTGCGCTGCTGACTGCGCGTAAAGTATCGGGTTGGCGCGGCCGCGCCGCGTTGCGCTGGGTGCTCGCGGCTTTCGTCGCATTGCTGCTTGCTTATATCGGCAGCCGTTTCGTGTTCCAGGTGCTGCTGCACCGTCCTGTGGTCTGA
- the ffh gene encoding signal recognition particle protein yields the protein MLDNLTQRMARVVKTLRGEARLTEANTQEMLREVRLALLEADVALPVVRDFIGKVKEKALGEDVIGSLSPGQALVGVVQRELTAVIGGDYEGKAVELNLAVTPPAIILMAGLQGAGKTTTVGKLAKLLREKYKKKVLTVSCDVYRPAAIAQLKTVTEQVGADFFPSEPDQKPVDIARAALDWAKRHYHDVLIVDTAGRLGIDEAMMQEISALHSTLNPAETLFVVDAMLGQDAVNTAKAFNDALPLTGVVLTKLDGDSRGGAALSVRHVTGKPIKFVGVAEKLDGLEIFYPDRMANRILGMGDILALVEEAQRGVDVQAAQKLADKVKKGGDFDLNDFRAQLSQMKNMGGLSSLMDKLPAQFQQAAAGADMGQAEKQMRRMEGIINSMTPLERAKPDLIKATRKRRIAAGAGVQVQEVNRMLNQYDQMRTMMKKLKGGNLQKMMRGMKGMLPGMR from the coding sequence ATGCTCGACAATCTCACTCAACGGATGGCGCGCGTCGTCAAGACGCTGCGCGGCGAAGCCCGGCTCACCGAAGCCAATACGCAGGAGATGCTACGCGAAGTTCGCCTTGCGCTCCTCGAAGCCGACGTCGCGCTGCCCGTCGTGCGCGACTTCATCGGTAAGGTAAAGGAAAAGGCGCTCGGCGAGGATGTGATCGGCAGCCTGTCGCCGGGTCAGGCGCTCGTCGGCGTCGTGCAGCGCGAGCTGACCGCGGTGATCGGCGGCGACTATGAAGGCAAGGCCGTCGAACTCAATCTCGCCGTCACGCCGCCCGCCATTATCCTGATGGCCGGTCTGCAGGGCGCCGGTAAAACGACGACGGTCGGCAAGCTCGCGAAGCTCCTGCGCGAGAAGTACAAAAAGAAGGTGCTCACCGTCTCGTGCGACGTCTACCGCCCCGCTGCAATCGCGCAATTGAAGACGGTAACCGAGCAGGTCGGCGCCGACTTCTTCCCGTCCGAGCCCGATCAGAAGCCCGTCGACATCGCACGCGCCGCGCTCGACTGGGCGAAGCGCCACTATCACGATGTGCTGATCGTCGATACGGCCGGCCGTCTCGGCATCGACGAAGCGATGATGCAGGAAATTTCCGCGCTGCATAGCACGTTGAATCCGGCCGAAACGCTGTTCGTCGTCGATGCGATGCTCGGTCAGGATGCGGTCAACACGGCGAAGGCGTTCAACGACGCGCTGCCGCTCACCGGCGTCGTGCTGACGAAGCTCGATGGCGACTCGCGCGGCGGCGCGGCGTTGTCGGTGCGGCACGTGACCGGCAAGCCGATCAAGTTCGTCGGCGTTGCGGAAAAGCTCGACGGCCTCGAAATCTTCTATCCGGATCGCATGGCGAACCGGATCCTCGGCATGGGCGACATCCTCGCGCTCGTCGAAGAGGCACAGCGCGGCGTCGACGTGCAGGCCGCGCAGAAGCTCGCGGACAAGGTCAAGAAAGGCGGCGACTTCGACCTCAACGATTTCCGCGCGCAACTGTCGCAAATGAAGAACATGGGCGGCCTGTCGTCGCTGATGGACAAGCTGCCCGCGCAATTCCAGCAGGCCGCGGCCGGTGCCGATATGGGTCAGGCCGAAAAGCAGATGCGCCGGATGGAGGGCATCATCAATTCGATGACGCCGTTGGAACGCGCGAAGCCCGACCTGATCAAGGCGACCCGCAAACGCCGCATCGCGGCGGGCGCCGGCGTGCAGGTGCAGGAAGTGAACCGCATGCTCAATCAGTACGATCAGATGCGCACGATGATGAAGAAGCTGAAGGGCGGCAACCTGCAGAAGATGATGCGCGGCATGAAAGGCATGCTGCCGGGCATGCGTTAA
- the cgtA gene encoding Obg family GTPase CgtA, whose amino-acid sequence MKFIDEAKIEVIAGDGGDGSASMRREKFVPFGGPDGGDGGRGGSVYAVADRNINTLIDYRYSKKHQARNGENGRGSDCYGKGGDDITLRMPVGTVITDLDTGELIADLTEHNQVVQVAKGGAGGLGNLHFKSSTNRAPRQKTDGKPGERRMVRLELKVLADVGLLGMPNAGKSTFISSVSNARPKIADYPFTTLAPNLGVVRVGPSRSFVIADIPGLIEGAAEGAGLGHQFLRHLQRTGLLLHIVDLAPFDEAVDPVAEAKAIVNELRKYDELLFAKPRWLVLNKLDMVPEDEREARVAAFLKGFEWDGPVYQISALTGQGCESLCYAVYDYLAEHSDAHRAAEAEDLAADVRFRAESGSGNNGASALPPQD is encoded by the coding sequence ATGAAGTTCATTGACGAAGCGAAAATCGAAGTCATCGCCGGCGACGGAGGCGATGGCAGTGCGTCGATGCGCCGCGAGAAGTTCGTCCCGTTCGGCGGGCCGGATGGCGGCGACGGCGGGCGTGGCGGCAGTGTCTATGCGGTCGCGGATCGCAACATCAACACACTGATCGACTACCGTTATTCGAAAAAGCATCAGGCGCGCAACGGTGAAAACGGGCGAGGCTCCGACTGCTACGGCAAGGGCGGCGACGACATCACGCTGCGCATGCCGGTCGGCACCGTGATTACCGATCTCGACACCGGCGAACTGATCGCGGACCTGACCGAGCACAATCAGGTCGTGCAGGTTGCGAAGGGCGGCGCCGGTGGCCTCGGCAACCTGCACTTCAAGTCGAGCACGAATCGCGCACCGCGCCAGAAGACGGACGGGAAGCCCGGCGAGCGTCGCATGGTGCGTCTCGAGCTGAAAGTGCTCGCCGATGTCGGGCTGCTCGGTATGCCGAACGCGGGCAAATCGACGTTCATTTCATCGGTATCGAATGCGCGACCGAAAATCGCCGATTATCCGTTCACCACGCTTGCGCCGAATCTCGGCGTCGTGCGTGTGGGGCCGAGCCGCAGTTTCGTGATTGCCGACATTCCGGGCCTGATCGAAGGCGCGGCTGAAGGTGCGGGCCTCGGTCATCAATTTTTGCGACATCTGCAGCGCACGGGCTTGCTGTTGCACATCGTCGATCTCGCTCCGTTCGATGAAGCGGTCGATCCGGTCGCCGAAGCAAAGGCGATCGTCAACGAACTGCGCAAATACGATGAGTTGCTGTTTGCGAAGCCGCGTTGGCTCGTGTTGAACAAGCTCGACATGGTTCCCGAAGACGAGCGCGAAGCGCGTGTCGCCGCGTTCCTGAAGGGATTCGAATGGGATGGGCCGGTTTATCAGATCTCCGCGTTGACGGGCCAAGGGTGCGAAAGCCTCTGTTACGCGGTGTACGACTATCTCGCCGAGCACTCCGATGCGCATCGCGCCGCTGAAGCCGAAGATCTCGCCGCCGACGTGCGTTTCCGCGCGGAGTCCGGAAGCGGCAACAACGGGGCATCGGCTTTGCCGCCGCAAGACTGA
- a CDS encoding MarC family protein gives MEYNFLSATILLILITDPLGNIPLFVSCLRGVTPHRRAVVILREVAIAFGILLAFMLAGDRFLRMMHLTDLSLRIGGGIVLFLIAIRMIFPHPDGLTGVIRGGEPLIVPLAIPALAGPSALATVMLLTSQAPGKMLEWIAALCVTMVVCAIVLVLSERIQQWLGERTVTAFERLMGLVLVAISVEMILAGIRAFVHQL, from the coding sequence ATGGAATACAACTTCCTGTCCGCAACGATCCTGCTGATTCTGATTACGGATCCGCTCGGCAATATTCCGCTCTTCGTCAGCTGTCTGAGGGGCGTGACGCCGCACCGCCGGGCGGTCGTGATTCTGCGCGAGGTTGCGATTGCGTTCGGCATCCTGCTGGCCTTCATGCTGGCAGGCGACCGCTTTTTGCGGATGATGCATCTGACCGATCTGTCGTTACGCATCGGCGGCGGCATCGTGCTGTTTCTGATTGCGATCAGAATGATCTTCCCGCATCCCGATGGCCTGACCGGTGTCATTCGCGGCGGCGAGCCGCTGATCGTGCCGCTCGCGATTCCCGCACTGGCCGGTCCGTCGGCGCTCGCAACGGTCATGCTGTTGACGTCGCAAGCGCCGGGCAAGATGCTCGAATGGATCGCGGCGCTGTGCGTGACGATGGTGGTCTGCGCGATCGTGCTCGTACTGTCGGAGCGCATTCAGCAGTGGCTCGGCGAGCGCACGGTCACCGCGTTCGAGCGGCTGATGGGTCTCGTGCTGGTTGCGATTTCAGTGGAAATGATCCTGGCCGGCATCCGCGCGTTCGTGCACCAGCTTTGA
- a CDS encoding hypoxanthine-guanine phosphoribosyltransferase, with the protein MNREEALQIFSQSEEIVSAADVDASIERMAGEIRAEMSDVFPLVLSVMGGAAVFTGMLLPHLDFPLEFDYIHLTRYRNTTQGSHDMQWRVAPAESVKDRVVLVLDDILDEGETMAAIRDRILAMGAKRFMSAVLCEKTIAKAKPLRPDFCGFQVPDRYVFGCGMDAKGYWRNLPTIRALTAGA; encoded by the coding sequence ATGAACCGCGAAGAAGCTCTGCAGATTTTCAGCCAGTCCGAGGAAATCGTATCGGCCGCCGACGTCGACGCGTCGATCGAGCGGATGGCCGGCGAGATCCGCGCCGAAATGAGTGACGTGTTCCCGCTCGTGCTGTCGGTGATGGGCGGCGCCGCGGTGTTCACCGGCATGCTGCTGCCGCACCTCGACTTCCCGCTCGAATTCGATTACATCCACCTCACGCGTTACCGGAACACCACGCAAGGCAGCCACGACATGCAGTGGCGTGTCGCACCGGCCGAATCGGTAAAGGACCGCGTGGTGCTCGTGCTCGACGACATCCTCGACGAAGGCGAGACGATGGCCGCGATCCGCGACCGCATTCTCGCGATGGGCGCCAAGCGCTTCATGAGCGCAGTCCTGTGCGAGAAGACCATTGCGAAAGCGAAGCCGCTGCGCCCCGACTTCTGCGGCTTCCAGGTACCGGACCGTTACGTGTTCGGCTGCGGCATGGACGCAAAGGGCTACTGGCGAAATTTGCCGACTATCCGCGCGCTGACCGCGGGCGCGTGA
- a CDS encoding proline--tRNA ligase, with product MKASRFFIGTLKEAPADAEIVSHKLMVRAGMIRRVAGGIYNYLPIGLRSIRKVEAIVREEMNRAGAIELLMPSVQPAELWQESGRWIKYGPELLRFKDRKQSDFVLGPTHEEVVTDIARNQIKSYRQLPVNFYQVQTKFRDEIRPRFGVMRGREFIMKDAYSFDKDVDGLKESYRKMYDAYVRIFTRLGLEFRAVAADNGAIGGSGSHEFHVIADTGEDAIAYCPTSEYAANVEAADALPLIAQRAAPAEPLAKTATPGKAKCEQVAEFLNIPLERTIKSIVLATENEGAAPTIWLLLLRGDHELNEIKASKLPGLGDFRFATEAEIVEWFGTPPGYLGPLNTKKPVNVIADRTVANMSDFVVGSNEVDFHTTGVNWGRDLPEPAVADIRNVVKGDPSPDGKGVLDICRGIEVGHVFQLGTRYSVAMNATCLDETGKPQPMEMGCYGIGVTRILGAAIEQNFDDKGIIWPESIAPFEVVLCPMGYDRSDAVREQADKLYSELMAAGVDVILDDRGERPGVMFADWELIGVPHRLVIGDRGLKDGKIEYQGRRDTEATLLPVEEAARTVIDKIKASLAH from the coding sequence ATGAAAGCCTCCCGTTTCTTTATCGGCACGCTCAAGGAAGCGCCTGCCGACGCCGAAATTGTCAGCCACAAGCTTATGGTGCGCGCGGGCATGATCCGTCGCGTGGCCGGCGGCATCTATAACTATCTGCCAATCGGCCTGCGTTCGATCCGCAAAGTGGAAGCGATCGTGCGCGAGGAAATGAACCGGGCGGGCGCAATCGAATTGCTGATGCCGTCGGTGCAGCCGGCGGAACTGTGGCAGGAGTCGGGCCGCTGGATCAAGTACGGTCCCGAACTGTTGCGCTTCAAGGATCGCAAGCAGAGCGACTTCGTGCTCGGGCCGACGCACGAGGAAGTCGTCACCGATATCGCGCGCAACCAGATCAAGAGCTACCGTCAATTGCCGGTGAACTTCTATCAGGTGCAGACGAAGTTCCGCGACGAAATTCGCCCGCGTTTCGGCGTGATGCGCGGCCGCGAGTTCATCATGAAGGACGCGTACTCGTTCGACAAAGACGTGGACGGCCTCAAGGAGTCGTATCGCAAGATGTACGACGCGTACGTGCGGATCTTTACGCGTCTCGGTCTCGAATTCCGCGCGGTGGCGGCCGACAACGGTGCGATCGGCGGCAGCGGCTCGCACGAATTTCACGTGATCGCCGACACCGGCGAAGATGCGATCGCATACTGCCCGACGTCGGAGTACGCGGCGAACGTCGAAGCCGCCGACGCGCTGCCCTTGATCGCGCAACGCGCCGCGCCCGCGGAGCCGCTCGCGAAAACCGCGACGCCCGGCAAGGCGAAATGCGAGCAGGTCGCCGAATTCCTGAATATTCCGCTCGAGCGCACGATCAAGTCGATCGTGCTCGCCACCGAAAACGAAGGCGCCGCGCCGACCATCTGGCTGTTGCTGCTGCGCGGCGACCATGAGCTGAACGAGATCAAGGCGAGCAAACTGCCCGGCCTCGGCGATTTCCGCTTCGCGACGGAAGCCGAGATTGTCGAATGGTTCGGCACGCCGCCCGGCTATCTCGGGCCGTTGAACACGAAGAAGCCGGTCAACGTGATTGCAGATCGCACGGTCGCGAATATGAGCGATTTCGTGGTGGGCTCGAACGAAGTCGACTTCCATACGACCGGCGTGAACTGGGGCCGCGATCTGCCGGAGCCGGCCGTCGCCGATATCCGCAACGTCGTGAAGGGCGATCCGTCGCCGGACGGCAAGGGCGTGCTCGACATTTGCCGCGGCATCGAGGTCGGTCACGTGTTCCAGCTCGGCACGCGCTACTCGGTCGCGATGAACGCGACGTGCCTCGACGAAACCGGCAAGCCGCAGCCGATGGAAATGGGCTGCTACGGCATCGGCGTCACGCGCATTCTCGGTGCGGCGATCGAGCAGAACTTCGACGATAAGGGCATCATCTGGCCGGAATCGATCGCGCCGTTCGAAGTCGTGCTGTGCCCGATGGGTTACGACCGCAGCGACGCCGTGCGCGAGCAGGCCGACAAGCTGTACAGCGAACTGATGGCAGCCGGCGTCGACGTGATTCTCGACGATCGCGGCGAGCGCCCCGGCGTAATGTTCGCCGACTGGGAGCTGATCGGCGTGCCGCATCGGCTCGTGATCGGCGATCGCGGCCTGAAGGACGGCAAGATCGAATATCAGGGCCGCCGCGATACCGAAGCGACGCTGCTGCCCGTCGAAGAGGCCGCGCGAACGGTCATCGACAAAATCAAGGCATCACTCGCGCACTGA
- a CDS encoding CNP1-like family protein, with the protein MKLFALAVACVATGALLAGCSSNKQPTPQKDADFHYLLDMPTNWTENKVDTLPPLPNQADLLPFEVSQNTPLSFFVDAKSISVGSDGVVRYTVVVTSPGGARNVNYEGIHCDNYTWRLYAGLNEDHDGWDRTVANDWTRIENGDLNAYRASLYQDFFCANRLPVGSAKTIVNNIRYNRTQGDLQTR; encoded by the coding sequence TTGAAATTGTTTGCTCTCGCGGTGGCGTGTGTGGCCACCGGCGCCTTGCTGGCCGGCTGCTCAAGTAACAAGCAGCCGACACCGCAAAAGGACGCGGACTTCCACTACCTGCTGGACATGCCGACCAACTGGACCGAGAACAAGGTCGATACGCTGCCGCCGCTGCCTAACCAGGCCGACCTGCTGCCGTTCGAGGTCTCGCAGAATACGCCGCTCAGTTTCTTTGTCGACGCGAAGTCGATATCGGTAGGGTCGGACGGCGTCGTACGCTACACGGTTGTCGTGACGAGCCCGGGCGGTGCACGCAACGTCAATTACGAAGGCATTCACTGCGACAACTACACATGGCGTCTGTATGCGGGCCTCAACGAGGACCACGACGGATGGGATCGCACTGTAGCAAACGACTGGACCCGCATTGAGAACGGCGACCTCAACGCGTACCGCGCTTCGCTGTATCAGGACTTTTTCTGCGCGAACCGGCTGCCGGTGGGCTCGGCGAAGACGATCGTCAACAACATCCGGTACAACCGTACCCAAGGCGACTTGCAGACCCGGTGA
- a CDS encoding PP0621 family protein, translated as MRQIILLILLFFVGQWLVKALRRQDARTSTRTGEGARGPGASAANGGTNGAGQSPGNRAARHQLPEPMIRCVECGVHAPKSDSVSVDGQIFCGHEHAQRFATRVAQTKGREGR; from the coding sequence ATGCGGCAAATCATTCTGCTGATTCTGCTTTTCTTCGTCGGCCAGTGGCTCGTCAAGGCGCTGCGGCGTCAGGACGCGCGCACGTCGACGCGCACCGGCGAGGGCGCGCGCGGCCCCGGTGCATCGGCAGCAAACGGCGGCACGAACGGCGCCGGCCAGTCTCCGGGTAACCGTGCCGCGCGTCACCAATTGCCGGAGCCGATGATCCGCTGCGTCGAGTGCGGCGTGCACGCTCCGAAGAGCGATTCGGTGAGCGTCGACGGCCAGATCTTCTGCGGCCATGAGCACGCGCAGCGCTTCGCGACGCGCGTCGCGCAAACCAAAGGCCGCGAAGGCCGATGA
- the proB gene encoding glutamate 5-kinase: MRSVIADSRRLVVKVGSSLVTNDGRGLDHTAIGRWAAQIAALREQGKEVVLVSSGAIAEGMQRLGWTRRPREIDELQAAAAVGQMGLAQVYESRFAEHSIRTAQILLTHADLADRERYLNARSTLLTLLRLGVVPIINENDTVVTDEIKFGDNDTLGALVANLIEGDALIILTDQQGLFTADPRKDPTATLVQQADAGSPELEAMAGGAGSNIGRGGMLTKILAAKRAAHSGANTVIASGREADVLARLACGEAIGTQLIARTARMAARKQWMADHLQVRGHVVIDDGAVEKLTAGGKSLLPIGVVDVQGAFARGEVIACVNGAGREVARGLTNYSSSETKLIQRRPSGEIESVLGYMLEPELIHRDNLVLV, encoded by the coding sequence ATGCGTTCCGTCATCGCAGATTCCCGCCGGCTCGTTGTGAAAGTCGGATCGAGCCTCGTCACGAACGACGGGCGCGGTCTCGACCATACGGCAATCGGCCGTTGGGCTGCGCAGATCGCCGCGCTGCGTGAGCAGGGCAAGGAGGTCGTGCTCGTCAGTTCCGGTGCGATTGCCGAGGGCATGCAGCGCCTCGGCTGGACCAGGCGGCCGCGCGAGATCGACGAATTGCAGGCCGCGGCCGCCGTCGGCCAAATGGGGCTCGCGCAGGTTTATGAAAGCCGCTTCGCCGAGCACTCGATCCGCACCGCGCAGATTCTGCTTACGCACGCGGACCTCGCCGACCGCGAGCGTTATCTGAACGCGCGCTCGACGCTGCTTACGCTGCTGCGCCTCGGCGTCGTGCCGATCATCAACGAAAACGACACGGTCGTCACCGACGAAATCAAGTTCGGCGACAACGATACGCTCGGCGCGCTGGTCGCGAATCTTATCGAGGGCGATGCGCTGATCATTCTCACGGATCAGCAAGGTCTTTTCACAGCCGATCCGCGCAAGGATCCGACCGCGACGCTCGTGCAGCAGGCCGACGCGGGCTCACCCGAACTCGAGGCGATGGCAGGCGGCGCGGGCTCGAATATCGGACGCGGCGGCATGCTGACCAAGATTCTCGCGGCCAAGCGCGCGGCGCACAGCGGCGCGAACACCGTCATTGCGAGTGGTCGCGAGGCGGATGTGCTCGCGCGGCTTGCGTGCGGCGAAGCGATCGGCACGCAGCTGATTGCGCGTACCGCGCGCATGGCGGCGCGCAAGCAGTGGATGGCGGACCACTTGCAGGTGCGTGGCCACGTGGTGATCGATGATGGTGCGGTGGAGAAGCTCACCGCGGGCGGCAAGAGCCTGCTGCCGATCGGCGTCGTCGACGTGCAGGGCGCATTTGCGCGCGGCGAGGTGATTGCGTGCGTGAACGGGGCAGGCCGCGAAGTCGCGCGCGGCCTCACGAATTACAGCAGTTCGGAGACGAAGCTGATTCAACGCCGTCCGAGCGGCGAGATCGAATCGGTGCTCGGATATATGCTCGAACCCGAACTGATTCACCGCGACAATCTCGTGCTCGTTTAG
- the ampD gene encoding 1,6-anhydro-N-acetylmuramyl-L-alanine amidase AmpD, producing the protein MKHRFTVGADGWVPAARRLPSPNVEARPAGAVPTLIVVHNISLPPGEFGGGAIADLFLNRLDCDAHPYYAANLRGVRVSAHFVIHRDGTLEQFVSCDERAWHAGASSFFGRERCNDFSIGVELEGSDASPFEAAQYRTLAALAQALAAHYPIDAIAGHSDIAPGRKTDPGPHFDWARFQRETSFSDQCFPYRHRPAAP; encoded by the coding sequence ATGAAGCATCGCTTCACGGTCGGCGCCGACGGCTGGGTCCCGGCCGCACGCCGGCTCCCATCCCCGAATGTCGAAGCGCGCCCCGCGGGCGCAGTGCCGACGCTGATCGTCGTGCACAACATCAGCCTGCCGCCGGGCGAGTTCGGCGGCGGCGCCATCGCCGATCTTTTCCTGAACCGGCTCGACTGCGATGCGCATCCGTACTACGCGGCAAACTTGCGCGGCGTGCGCGTGTCCGCGCATTTCGTTATTCATCGCGACGGCACGCTTGAGCAGTTCGTGTCGTGCGACGAACGCGCCTGGCACGCGGGCGCATCGAGCTTCTTCGGCCGCGAGCGCTGCAACGACTTTTCGATCGGCGTCGAACTCGAAGGCAGCGACGCGAGCCCATTCGAAGCGGCGCAATACCGGACTCTCGCCGCGCTCGCACAAGCATTGGCCGCTCACTATCCGATCGATGCGATCGCCGGTCACTCGGACATCGCCCCGGGCCGCAAGACCGACCCGGGGCCGCACTTCGACTGGGCGCGATTCCAGCGCGAAACCTCATTTTCCGATCAGTGTTTCCCCTATCGCCATCGTCCGGCCGCGCCATGA
- the rpmA gene encoding 50S ribosomal protein L27 — MAHKKAGGSSRNGRDSESKRLGVKVFGGQAILAGGIIVRQRGTRLHPGLNVGIGKDHTLFALVDGHVKFTTKGADKKHTVNVVPAAA, encoded by the coding sequence ATGGCACACAAAAAGGCAGGCGGCTCGTCCCGGAACGGCCGCGACTCCGAGTCGAAACGCCTCGGCGTGAAGGTTTTTGGCGGTCAGGCAATCCTCGCCGGCGGCATCATCGTCCGTCAGCGCGGTACGCGTCTGCACCCGGGCCTGAACGTCGGTATCGGCAAGGATCACACGTTGTTCGCGCTGGTCGACGGCCACGTCAAGTTCACGACGAAAGGCGCCGACAAGAAGCACACGGTCAACGTCGTCCCGGCAGCGGCCTGA
- the rplU gene encoding 50S ribosomal protein L21: protein MYAVIKTGGKQYKVAVGEKLKVEQIPADIDAEITLDQVLAVGEGESIKFGTPLVSGASVKATVVSHGRHAKVTIFKMRRRKHYQKHGGHRQNYTELRIDAINA, encoded by the coding sequence ATGTACGCGGTCATAAAAACCGGCGGCAAGCAGTATAAGGTTGCTGTCGGCGAAAAACTTAAAGTAGAACAGATACCGGCAGACATTGACGCAGAAATCACGCTCGACCAGGTTCTCGCAGTAGGCGAAGGCGAATCGATTAAATTCGGTACGCCGCTGGTCAGTGGGGCTTCCGTCAAGGCTACCGTTGTCTCTCACGGTCGTCACGCCAAAGTGACCATCTTCAAGATGCGTCGCCGGAAGCACTACCAGAAGCACGGCGGCCACCGCCAGAACTACACCGAACTGCGCATCGACGCGATCAACGCGTAA